In Bactrocera oleae isolate idBacOlea1 chromosome 5, idBacOlea1, whole genome shotgun sequence, a genomic segment contains:
- the cactin gene encoding splicing factor Cactin isoform X1, with translation MESSSSLNLIKALEKRRLKDGFEKKRLKDDMKAKETPEEKRVRRLKEREAKEKRRRERMGWDTEYQHYTDQDNPFGDSNLTSTFVWTKKLEKDGLRNVSTETVDILSRQKLLENRLELEKVKKRRLERELEKQVREEQSVLQQRVKEAAQFQEWELQEDQFHLEQARLRSVIRIQDGRAKPIDLLAQYLSGFKPEDTNEIQMHEPYVLLNGLSLKDLEDLLIDIKIYVELDKGKNTDFWNDMTVIVEDELFRLRKITNSSLESGSCGRREGIHDCVAKDVAEIFRKKNAKQLNDLRFKIENKIKSRSDGVDISYWESLLSQLKAHMARARLRDKHQVNLRQKLNLLKNKSEKNDNSVTSLTSNINESVTSSIETSSNVEKEPKTDPNTLQKFFDLYEDGLYSPKYISSLEDDNNLPIATEEESYLGIELLRAETLNNKSQKENFTVEAMRKDMGKDEAEFSVEVPLEVVQVASDKYRPRKPRYFNRVHTGFEWNKYNQTHYDMDNPPPKIVQGYKFNIFYPDLIDKNITPQYFLKQCEDNSDFAVLRFHAGPPYEDIAFKIVHREWEFSYKRGFRCQFHNNIFQLWFHFKRYRYRR, from the exons ATGGAGTCGAGTTCTTCATTGAATTTAATAAAGGCTTTAGAAAAGCGTAGGTTAAAAGATGGTTTTGAAAAGAAGCGCCTCAAAGATGATATGAAAGCGAAGGAAACTCCTGAAGAGAAAAGGGTTCGTCGTTTAAAAGAAAGAGAAGCGAAGGAAAAGCGTCGCCGCGAAAGGATGGGATGGGATACTGAATACCAGCATTACACTGATCAAGACAATCCATTTGGAGATTCAAACTTGACTTCTACATTCGTTTGGacgaaaaagttagaaaaagaTGGTCTGCGTAATGTATCGACTGAAACCGTTGATATTTTGTCACGCCAAAAGCTTCTGGAAAACAGACTTGAActtgaaaaagtaaagaaacgaAGGTTAGAGCGTGAATTAGAGAAGCAAGTACGTGAAGAACAATCTGTTTTGCAGCAACGTGTAAAAGAAGCTGCACAGTTTCAGGAATGGGAGTTGCAAGAAGATCAGTTTCACTTAGAGCAAGCTCGTCTGCGGAGTGTTATAAGAATACAAGATGGTCGGGCGAAGCCAATTGATTTGTTAGCGCAATATTTGTCAGGTTTCAAGCCAGAAGATACAAATGAAATACAGATGCACGAGCCGTATGTTCTGTTAAATGGTTTGAGTTTAAAAGATCTTGAAGATTTACTAATtgacattaaaatatatgtagaacTAGATAAAGGCAAAAACACAGATTTTTGGAATGATATGACAGTAATTGTTGAAGACGAATTGTTTAGGCTAAGAAAGATTACAAACAGTTCTCTTGAAAGTGGGTCATGTGGGCGTAGAGAAGGAATACATGACTGCGTGGCTAAAGATGTCGCTGAAATTTTTCGGAAGAAGAATGCAAAACAATTAAATGATTTACGtttcaaaatagaaaataaaataaagtctaGATCAGACGGTGTAGACATTAGTTATTGGGAAAGTTTGCTTTCTCAGTTAAAAGCGCATATGGCACGAGCTCGTTTACGTGATAAACATCAGGTAAATTTACGCCAAAAACTAAatcttcttaaaaataaatcggAAAAAAATGATAATTCGGTTACTTCGTTAACATCTAATATTAATGAGAGTGTAACTTCATCAATTGAGACAAGCAGTAATGTCGAAAAGGAGCCGAAAACTGATCCAAACACTTTACAAAAGTTCTTTGATTTATACGAAGATGGTCTATACTCTCCAAAATATATATCAAGCCTGGAGGACGATAACAATTTACCGATTGCCACAGAAGAAGAGAGTTATCTTGGAATAGAATTATTACGTGCTGAAACATTAAACAATAAATCACAGAAAGAGAACTTTACTGTTGAAGCAATGCGTAAAGATATGGGAAAGGACGAGGCTGAGTTCTCTGTCGAAGTCCCCTTAGAAGTAGTTCAAGTAGCATCTGATAAGTATAGACCTCGTAAACCCCGTTACTTCAATCGCGTGCACACTGGTTTTGAGTGGAATAAGTATAATCAAACACATTATGATATGGATAATCCTCCGCCAAAAATAGTTCAAGGatataagtttaatattttttatcccGACTTAATTGATAAAAACATTACTCCTCAATATTTCTTG AAACAATGTGAGGATAACTCCGATTTTGCCGTACTTCGTTTTCATGCGGGTCCACCATATGAAGACATTGCATTTAAGATAGTACATCGAGAATGGGAGTTCAGCTACAAACGAGGATTCCGTTGTCAgtttcataataatatatttcaactTTGGTTTCATTTTAAAAGATATCGTTATCGTAGAtaa
- the cactin gene encoding splicing factor Cactin isoform X2, with amino-acid sequence MESSSSLNLIKALEKRRLKDGFEKKRLKDDMKAKETPEEKRVRRLKEREAKEKRRRERMGWDTEYQHYTDQDNPFGDSNLTSTFVWTKKLEKDGLRNVSTETVDILSRQKLLENRLELEKVKKRRLERELEKQVREEQSVLQQRVKEAAQFQEWELQEDQFHLEQARLRSVIRIQDGRAKPIDLLAQYLSGFKPEDTNEIQMHEPYVLLNGLSLKDLEDLLIDIKIYVELDKGKNTDFWNDMTVIVEDELFRLRKITNSSLESGSCGRREGIHDCVAKDVAEIFRKKNAKQLNDLRFKIENKIKSRSDGVDISYWESLLSQLKAHMARARLRDKHQVNLRQKLNLLKNKSEKNDNSVTSLTSNINESVTSSIETSSNVEKEPKTDPNTLQKFFDLYEDGLYSPKYISSLEDDNNLPIATEEESYLGIELLRAETLNNKSQKENFTVEAMRKDMGKDEAEFSVEVPLEVVQVASDKYRPRKPRYFNRVHTGFEWNKYNQTHYDMDNPPPKIVQGYKFNIFYPDLIDKNITPQYFLYVVAHSLRLNNKPLANMGSELNILLLTPFLDTLRSHLLV; translated from the exons ATGGAGTCGAGTTCTTCATTGAATTTAATAAAGGCTTTAGAAAAGCGTAGGTTAAAAGATGGTTTTGAAAAGAAGCGCCTCAAAGATGATATGAAAGCGAAGGAAACTCCTGAAGAGAAAAGGGTTCGTCGTTTAAAAGAAAGAGAAGCGAAGGAAAAGCGTCGCCGCGAAAGGATGGGATGGGATACTGAATACCAGCATTACACTGATCAAGACAATCCATTTGGAGATTCAAACTTGACTTCTACATTCGTTTGGacgaaaaagttagaaaaagaTGGTCTGCGTAATGTATCGACTGAAACCGTTGATATTTTGTCACGCCAAAAGCTTCTGGAAAACAGACTTGAActtgaaaaagtaaagaaacgaAGGTTAGAGCGTGAATTAGAGAAGCAAGTACGTGAAGAACAATCTGTTTTGCAGCAACGTGTAAAAGAAGCTGCACAGTTTCAGGAATGGGAGTTGCAAGAAGATCAGTTTCACTTAGAGCAAGCTCGTCTGCGGAGTGTTATAAGAATACAAGATGGTCGGGCGAAGCCAATTGATTTGTTAGCGCAATATTTGTCAGGTTTCAAGCCAGAAGATACAAATGAAATACAGATGCACGAGCCGTATGTTCTGTTAAATGGTTTGAGTTTAAAAGATCTTGAAGATTTACTAATtgacattaaaatatatgtagaacTAGATAAAGGCAAAAACACAGATTTTTGGAATGATATGACAGTAATTGTTGAAGACGAATTGTTTAGGCTAAGAAAGATTACAAACAGTTCTCTTGAAAGTGGGTCATGTGGGCGTAGAGAAGGAATACATGACTGCGTGGCTAAAGATGTCGCTGAAATTTTTCGGAAGAAGAATGCAAAACAATTAAATGATTTACGtttcaaaatagaaaataaaataaagtctaGATCAGACGGTGTAGACATTAGTTATTGGGAAAGTTTGCTTTCTCAGTTAAAAGCGCATATGGCACGAGCTCGTTTACGTGATAAACATCAGGTAAATTTACGCCAAAAACTAAatcttcttaaaaataaatcggAAAAAAATGATAATTCGGTTACTTCGTTAACATCTAATATTAATGAGAGTGTAACTTCATCAATTGAGACAAGCAGTAATGTCGAAAAGGAGCCGAAAACTGATCCAAACACTTTACAAAAGTTCTTTGATTTATACGAAGATGGTCTATACTCTCCAAAATATATATCAAGCCTGGAGGACGATAACAATTTACCGATTGCCACAGAAGAAGAGAGTTATCTTGGAATAGAATTATTACGTGCTGAAACATTAAACAATAAATCACAGAAAGAGAACTTTACTGTTGAAGCAATGCGTAAAGATATGGGAAAGGACGAGGCTGAGTTCTCTGTCGAAGTCCCCTTAGAAGTAGTTCAAGTAGCATCTGATAAGTATAGACCTCGTAAACCCCGTTACTTCAATCGCGTGCACACTGGTTTTGAGTGGAATAAGTATAATCAAACACATTATGATATGGATAATCCTCCGCCAAAAATAGTTCAAGGatataagtttaatattttttatcccGACTTAATTGATAAAAACATTACTCCTCAATATTTCTTG TATGTTGTAGCCCATAGTCTGAGGCTCAATAATAAACCATTAGCAAATATGGGGTCAGAgttgaatatattattattgacaCCGTTTTTGGATACATTAAGATCACATCTTTTGGTGTGA